The Streptomyces sp. HUAS MG91 sequence TCCCGGTCCTTCACGTGGACGGTGAGCGTGTACCGCTCCTCCTCCTTGACCAGGCCGAACGCGGTGTGCGCGACGGCCTTGCCGCCCGAACTGGCGACGATCTGCCCGCTGTTGGTGCCGATCGCGGCCTTCGCGCCGTCGGCGGTGACGGTCGTGGCGGCGGTGCCGTGGGCGGGCACGGTCAGCGTGGAGTCGGCGAGCGTGGCGACGCCGTCCGCCGCCCCCTGCACGGCGAGGCTCAGCTCGACGGCCTTGTCGGACGCGTTGCTGTACGTGACGGTCTTCTCGACCGGCGCGTTGCTGTCGTAGGGCCACTTGTAGTAGCCGAGGTCGGCGCTGCCGGTGGCGGTGATGTCGGCGCCGATGGCGTCCGGGACGCTCACCCGGCCCGAGCCCAGCGCGTAGGCGGACGCGTCGAGCCGCTTGCTGCTCGACATCAGGGCGTCCTTGAGCTGCGCGCCGGTCCAGTCCGGGTGCTTCTGCGCGAGGAGGGCGGCCACGCCCGCGACGTGCGGCGTCGCCATCGACGTACCGCTCATGGTGGTGTAGCTGCCGGAGCCGGCCACCAGCGAGGAGCGGGCGGCGAGGATGTCCACGCCGGGCGCGGAGACGTCGGGCTTGAGGGCGTTGTCGCCCAGGCGCGGGCCCTGGCTGCTGAAGTAGGCGGCCCGGTCGGCGGAGTCGACGGCGCCGACGGTGAGCGCGGCGTCCGCGGCGCCGGGCGAGCCGATGGTGCCGGGGGCGCTGTAGTTGCCCGCCGCGATGACGAAGAGGGCGCCGGTCTGCGCGGACAGGCTGTTCACGGCCTGGGACATCGGGTCGGTGCCGTCGCTGCCCACGTCCGAGCCGAGGCTCATGGAGACGACGCGCGCCTTCACGTCCTTGGCGGCCCACTCCATACCGGCGATGATCTGCGACTCGGAGCCGGAGCCCTCGTTGCTGAGGACCTTGCCGACGGCGAGGGTCGCGTCGGGGGCGACGCCCTTCTCCCTGCCGTCGGACGCGGCACCGGACCCGCCGACGGTCGAGGTCACGTGCGTGCCGTGGCCCTGCCGGTCGGCGACCTCCTCGCCCTCGATGAACGACTTCGACTCGGTGACGCGGGAGGCGAGGTCGGGGTGGGAGGCGTCGTAGCCGGTGTCGAGGACGGCGACCTTCACGCCCTTGCCGGTGAGACCGGCCTCCCACGCCTTCGAGGTGCCGATCTGCGCGTTGGACTCCGCCATGTCGGCCGTGACGCGGGCGTCGAGCCACACCTTGCCCAGGCCGTCGCCGAACCCGTTCTTGGTGGTGAGGCCGTTCCAGAAGGTGCGCCCCTTGTCGGCGGCGACGGCGGCACCCCCGACGCTGGGCAGGCTCCGCGTCCGCTCGGCGCCCTTGGGCACCGCGGCGGCGGCGCGGGCGCGCTTGCCGGCGTAGGTCACGATGAGGGGCGTCGCGTCGGCCTTGCCGTCCGCGAGGCCCTGCCGTATCAGCTCGCTGACGTCGAACAGCCGGGCGTCGAGGCTCCCGTCGGCGAGATACCGCCGGGCCTCGTCGGGCACGACCGTGACATCGCCGTTCGCCACCTGGGTGCGCACGGCGCCGGTGGCGCCCTTGGCCCGGTCGACGGTGACGGTCCGCTTCCCGCCGCCGAGCTCGGTGACGGTCACCTTGTCACCGGTCACCAGGGTGACGGTGTGCGCGGCGGAGGCGACTTTGGTGGGGGTCGTGGCGGGGCCGGCGTGCGCGCCCCCGGCGGGCAGCAGCGCGAACGCCAGCCCTGCTGACAGCAGGGCCGCGCCACGTCTCGCGGCAGGTCCTCTGGACATCGTTGCCTCTCTTCCGAACCTTGGGGTCAGGGGGTGTCACCCAAGTGCTGGGAAGAGTCTCAGGGGCACGGTGTTGCAGGGAAGTTGCCGAGGGCTGGCGGGTGCTGCACTGGCGTTTTCCCGCCAGCGGCGGGTACACCGGGCGCCCCGCGCAAGCCGGCGCCCGCCCGATCGTCCGTGACCCGTCGCTGCCGGCCGTCGCCCCGGGCCGGGCCGCGCGTAGGTGGCACTGCGTCAGAAGTGTTACGGGGAGTGGCCTGTTCGTCTTCGCAGCCTCACCCCGGACACCCGCGATCGCCCGTCCGGCGCACCCCGGAATCCTCACCCGGCCGGTCCCGCCCCGTCCGGCCCACTCCAGCGAGCGGAATCCCGGACTCCGCAGCACGATGCCAAAAGGGCCGCGGACCCGCGACCCGAGGCCCTTGCTGGGGGCCGCGATCTCGGGAGGATCTGCCATGACCGTCAGTCTGGAGCAGTTGCGCCGCTGCCACTTCGCCGTCGACCTGGGTGCCGCGCGCACCCGCGTGTACGTGAAGGGCGCGGGCCTCGTCGTCGACGAGCCGAGCTGCGCCGCGGTCAACACGCGCACCGGAGCGCTGATCGCCGTCGGCGAGTTCGCGGAGCGGATGACCGGGCGCACCCCGGGCTACATCCGGGTCGTCCGGCCGGTCTCCGGCGGCACGGTCGTCGACATCGAGATGGCCCAGCGGATGCTGCGCCAGCTGCTCGGCGAGAAGCTGCGGCGCACGCTGCGCCGCAAGCCCCGGCTGCGCGCCGCGGCCTGCACCCCGCACGACGCGGACCCGCTGGCGCAGCGCGCCACGGTGGAGACCCTGGTCGGGCTCGGCGCCCGCCGCGTCGAGCTCGTCGACACGCTGATCGCCGCCGCCGTCGGCTGCGGTCTCCCGGTGGAGCAGCCCGAGGCGACGATGATCATCGTCTGCGGCGCGGCCACGACCCAGATCGCGGTGCTCTCGCTCGGCGCGATCGTGACCGCCGACCGGATCCCGGTCGGCGGCGACGCCATCGACCACGCGGTGGTCCAGCACCTGCGCCAGCACCACGAGCTGATGCTGCCCTCGCAGTCGGTGCGCCCCCTGCAACTGGCCCTGAGCGGCAACGGCCTGACCCCGCACGGCCCGGAGCAGACGGAGATCCACGGCCGGGACGTGGCGACCGGCCTCGCCCGCTCGGTGCACGTCGACACCTCCGCGGTGCGGCAGGCGATCCACACCCCGCTGACCGCGGTCCTCGACGGCATCGGCAAGGTGCTGCGGGACTGCCCGCCCGACCTGGTCGCCGACCTCGCGGACCGCGGCATCATGATGGTCGGCGGCTCGGCGCTGCTGCCCGGCCTCGACCACATGCTGCGCGAGGCGACGGGCATGCCGGTGCACATCGCCGAGCGGCCCGACGTGTGCGCGGTGCAGGGGCTGGGCGCGATGATGGAGGGCAAGATCGAACCGATGGTCCTCGACCCGCTGGCCGGCTGACATCACCACGACAGACCCCGAGGGGGACGTGCGAACCGTGCCACCAGGAGCCTCCGACGCCGGTCTCCCCGTCCTCCTGGAGGCGGTGCTGAGCGTGGGGACCGAGCTGGAGCTGCGCACCATGCTCCAGCACCTGGTGGACAGCGCCGCCACCCTGACCGGCGCGCCCCACGGGGTGCTCGACGTCATCGATCCGGGGCACGGCAGCCTCCTCCAGTCGGTCGGCACCGGGCGGACCGAGCCGGAGCCGCGGGGCTCGCTGACCGTCCCCATCCGCGTACAGGAGACGGAGTTCGGCCGGCTGCGGCTGACCGGGAAGACCTTCACCGTCGACGATCACGCCCTGCTGCGGGTGCTGGCGACGCAGGCCGGCATCGCCATCGGCAACGCCCGGCTGTACGAGACCGCCCGGCGGCGCGAGCGGTGGATCGAGGGCGCGGCCGCGGTCACCACGGCGCTGCTCACCGGCCGCGCCGAGGACGCCCTGACCACGGTCGCCGAGCGGGCCCGGCTGCTGGCCGACGCCGCGGCCGGGGTGGTCCTCCAGCCGACCGAGGCGGGCGGCATGGCGATCGTGGCGGCCTCCAGCACGGACGACCCGCGGGCCCTGCTCGGCGCGACGATCCGGCCGGGCAGCGCCGTACTGGCCCAACTCCTCACCGGTGAGCCGGTCTTCATCGACGACTCGGCGACGGACCCGCGGATGACGACCGAGGTCAGGGCCCGTTTCGGGCCGAGCATGATGCTGCCGTTGAAGGCCGGGGGCAAGCTGATCGGCACCCTCGCGCTGCCCCGGTCGCGCGGGGCCCGCCCGTACACCTCCGTCGATCATCTGCTGGCCACCCAGTTCGCCTCGCAGGCGGCGCTCGCCCTGGTCCTGGCGGACGCGCAGGCGGGCCGCGAGCGGCTCGCCGTCTTCGAGGACCGCGACCGGATCGCCCGTGACCTGCACGATCTGGTCGTCCAGCGGCTGTTCGCGACGGGCATGATGCTGGAGTCCACCCAGCGCCGGGCGAAGGTCGGCGACGTGCGCGAGACCCTGGCCCTCGCCGTCGACGAGCTGGAGTCGACGATCCAGGAGGTCCGGACGACCATCTTCGCGTTGCAGCAGCCGCCGGCCGAGGCCCCGACGACGTTCCGCGGCCGGGTCCTGCGCGAGACGGCGGGCGCCGCCGCTGTGCTGGGCTTCGCGCCGTCGGTACGGTTCACCGGGCCGGTCGAGGGCGTCCTGGACGGCGCGGTGGAGGGCCATCTGCTGACCGCCCTGCGACGCGCCCTGGCCACCGCGTCCCGGCGGCGGTCGGTCTCCCGGATCGAGGTGACCGTCGACGCGGGGGCCTCGCTGCCGGACGGTCGTCCCGGCGTGCGGCTGACCGTGGCGGACGACGGGGAAAAAGGGAGCGCGGAGGGCGGCACGGGCACGACCGTGACCTGGCAGTCGCCGCGACGTCTGTGAGGGGCCCTCTGGGGGTACATCGGGGATGACCGGCGCCGACTCCGCTCATCCCCGTACGCACACCGCTCGATCACCGCTCGGTCGCCTGCTCCGGGGGGAGAGCCCGGCCCGAGGGAGCCGATCGCGGTCCTGGCGAGTCTACGGGCCGCGCCCCCGCGCGTCCCTCCCCAAAGCGCACCGTTGTCCGCGAAACGCAAGCTCTTGAAGCACGCCGGGAAGTCTTACGGACCGGTGACACGACGGCCTGTGCGCCCGGTCGCGCCGGTCGGCCCGCCTAGCGTGGGCACATGCGTGTACTGGTCACCGGCGGTGCCGGGTTCATCGGGTCCCATGTCGTCGAGGCGCTGGCGGCGCGCGGGCACGAACCCGTGGTCCTCGACGTGCGGCAGGACCCGTCGGCGGACGTCCGGGACGAGGAGGCCGTCGCCCGCGCCCTCGACGGCGTGGACGCGGTGTGCCACCAGGCGGCGATGGTCGGCCTCGGCACCGGTTTCGCGGACGCGGCCGACTACGTCTCCCGCAACGACCTGGGCACCGCCGTGCTGCTGACCGCGATGGCCGCGGCGGGGGTGCGACGGCTGGTGCTCGCCGGGTCGATGGTCGTGTACGGGGAGGGGCGCTACGAGTGCCCCCGGCACGGGGTGGTGCGGCCCGGACCGCGGACGGTCGCCGCGCTCGACGCCGGACAGTTCGAACCGATGTGCCCCGACTGCGGCCTCGAACTGACGCCGGGCCTGGTCACCGAGGACGCCCCCGCCGACCCGCGCAACGTGTACGCGACGACCAAGCTCGCCCAGGAGCATCTGGCCGCGGCCTGGGCCCGCGCGACGGACGGCACGGCGGTGTCGCTGCGCTACCACAACGTGTACGGGCCCCGGATGCCGCGCGACACCCCCTACGCCGGTGTCGCCGCCTTCTTCCGCTCGGCGCTGGCCCGCGGTGAGGCGCCCCGGGTGTTCGAGGACGGGCGGCAGCGGCGGGACTTCGTGCACGTGCGAGATGTGGCCGGGGCCAACGTCACGGCCCTGGAGGCGCTGGGCGGCGGGGTCGCGCCGGGTGCGCTCACGGCGTACAACACCGGCAGCGGGGTCCCGCGCACCGTGGGCGAGACGGCCCGCGCGCTGGCCGACGCGCACGGCGGTCCCGTCCCGGTGGTCACCGGCGAGTACCGGCTCGGCGACGTCCGGCACATCACGGCCGACTCCGCGCGGCTGCGCACCGAGCTCGGCTGGCGGCCGGAGGTCGACTTCGTCGCGGGGATGCGGGAGTTCGCCGCCGTGTCAGCCTGAGGCGGCCGGCAGGGTCACCTCGAAGCGGCAGCCGCCGGGGATGTTCCGTACGGCGGCCCGCCCGTGGTGGGCCTCGACGATCCCGCGCACGATGGCGAGCCCGAGACCCGCGCCGGCCGGTGGTGTACGGGCGTGTGTGCCGCGCCAGCCGGTGTCGAAGACGCGGGGCAGATCGGCCTCCGGGATGCCGCCGCAGCCGTCGGAGACGGACAGCACGACGCCGTCGGGCGAGCGCTCGGCGCCGACCGCCACGGTGCCGTCGGCGGGGGTCCGCCGGATCGCGTTGACCAGGAGGTTGCCCAGGACGCGGCTCATCTCCTTGCCGTCCACGTCCACCGGGACCGGCACGACGTCGCCGCCCACCAGCCGCACCCCGTGCTCCCGCGCGAGCGGGTCGGCGCCGGCGATGGCGTCGCCCACCAGGTCGTACAGCGAGATCCGGGTGGGGGCGAGGGTGAGGGCGCCTGCGTGGATCCGGGAGAGCTCGAAGAGGTCGCCGACCATGTCGTTGAGGCGTTCGACCTCGGTGCGGATCTGGCGCAGATAGCGGGCGGGATCGGCGGCGACGCCGTCCTCCAGCGCCTCGGACATGGCACGCAGCCCGGCCAGCGGGGTGCGCAGGTCGTGCGAGATCCAGGCGACGAGTTCGCGCCGTGAGGTCTCCAGCATCCGCTCCCGTTCCCGCGAGTCGGCGAGCCGGGCGCTGGTCGCGGCCAGCTCCCGGCTGACCGCGGCCAGTTCGGCGGTGGCGGGTTCCGCGGGCGCGGTGAAGCCGCCGACGTCACCGAACGAGCGGGCGGCCAGGGCGAGTTCGCGGCTGCGGGCCACCACGCGCCGGCCGAGCAGCAGCGCGGTCGCCAGTGAGACGACCGCCGCCATGGCGACCACGGTCGTGACGACGCTGAGGTCGTGCGCGGACAGGAACATGGCCTGCGCCACCGCCAGCGTCCCCGCGAGCATCGCCCCGACGGCGACGGCGGCGACCACGGTGACCGACGCCGTCAGCGACCGCCGCCGCAGCAGCCGCAGCGCACCGGCCCCGCAGAGTCCGGCGACGGCGGCGCCGAGGAAGGCGAAGAGGGCGATGAGGAGGGTGTCCCGCACGGCTACCGGCCTTCCCGGGCGTCGGGGCCCGTGGAGGCCGCCGCCTCCGGTGAACCCTCCGGCTCGAAGCGGTATCCGACGCCCCACACGGTCTGCACCAGCCGCGGGCGCGCCGGATCGGCCTCGATCTTGTTGCGCAGGCGGCGCACATGGACCGTGACCGTCGACAGGTCGCCGAAGTCCCAGCCCCACACCTCCCGCATCAGGTCCTCACGGCTGTACGCGCGTCCCGGGTGCCGGAGGAAGAAGGTGAGGAGGTCGAACTCGCGCAGCGTGAGGCCGAGTTCGACGCCGTCCTTGGTGGCGCGACGGGCCGCCGGGTCCACGGTCAGGCCGGCCTCGGCCAGCGGGCGGACCCGGGCGCCGGCGGCGGGGCGGGACCGGCGCAGGACCGACTCCACGCGCAGCACCAGCTCGCGCGGGCTGAACGGCTTGGTCACGTAGTCGTCGGCGCCGACCTCAAGACCGAGGATCCGGTCGTCCTCGTCGCCGCGCGCGGTGAGCATGACGACCGGGACCGGCCCGGTCTCGCGCAGCCTGCGACACACCTCCAGGCCGTCCATGCCGGGCAGCATCAGATCGAGGACGACGAGATCCGGCCAGTGCGCGGCGGCGCCGGCGAGCGCGCCCCGGCCGTCCGCGGCCCGGTCCACCCGGTACCCGGCGCGCTCCAGGTATCCGGTCACGACCTCGGCGACCGTGGGGTCGTCGTCGACGACGAGCACCCGGCCCGGCGCCCGCTCCTGCGGCTGTTGCTGCTCCATGCCCCCAGCGTCGCACCGCCCCCGCGCCCGCGTCGCCGCCCGCCCGGCCCGGCGCTTCGGACGTCCGTGTTTCGTAAGGAGCTGAAGCCCGTTATGCCCGATTGATGTTCGTAGGGTGGACGCCGTGCTGAACTCTCCTCCGCCGTCGTCCGCCGAGGCCGTCGACGTCGTGCTGCCCTGCCTGAACGAGGCTGGGGCGCTCCCCTGGGTACTGTCCCGCATCCCGCCGGGCTGGCGGGCGCTCGTCGTGGACAACGGCTCCACCGACGGCTCCGCCGACCTCGCCCGCGGGCTCGGCGCCACCGTCGTGACCGAGGCGCGGCGCGGCTTCGGCGCCGCCTGTCACGCGGGACTGACCGCGGCCAAGGCCCCGTACGTCTGCTTCTGCGACTGCGACGCCTCGCTCGACCCGGCGCTGCTCGTGCCGTTCGTCCAGGAGGTGCGCACCGGGGAGGCCGATCTGGTGCTCGGCCGGCGCCGTCCGCAGGGCCGCGGCGCCTGGCCCGCGCACGCCCGCGCCGGCAATCTCGCGCTCGCCCGGATGCTGCGCCGCCGCACCGGACTGCGCCTGCACGACCTCGGGCCGCTGCGCGCCGCCCGCCGCGAGGCGCTGCTCGGCCTCGACCTGACCGACCGGCGCAGCGGCTATCCGCTCCAGATGGTGGTGCGGGCCGCCGACGCGGGCTGGCGGGTGGCGGAGCACGACGTCCCCTACCGCCCCCGCACCGGCACCTCGAAGGTGACCGGGACCTGGCGCGGGACGTGGCAGGCGGTACGCGACATGAGCCACGTCCTGTCCGAGGCCCCGCGCCTGTCCGAGGCCCCACGCCTGTCCGAGGCCCCCCGTCCGTGAGCACCTCCGCTCCCCCGCACCTCCGCCCCGCCCGAGAGGCCACCATGACCACCCTCCTCGTCATCGCCAAGGAGCCTCGCCCCGGCCGGGTCAAGACGCGGCTCACCCCGCCCTTCACCCCCGAGGAGGCGGCCTCGCTCGCCGAAGCCGCCCTCGCCGACACCCTGCACACGGTGGCCGCGACTCCCGCCCGGCGCCGGGTGCTCGCGCTCGACGGCGATCCGGGCCCCTGGCTGCCGCCCGGCTTCGATGTGGTGCCGCAGGGCGGCGGCGGGCTGGACGAACGGCTGGCGGCCGCGTTCGCCGCCTGCTCGGGACCCACCCTGCTGATCGGCATGGACACCCCGCAGGTGACCCCGGAGCTGCTCGCCGTGGAGTTCGGCACGCCCGGCGCGGCGTACGACGCCTGTTTCGGACCGGCCGCCGACGGCGGCTTCTGGGCGCTGGGACTGAGCGACCCCGACCCCGCGCTGCTGCTCGGGGTGCCGATGTCGGCCCCCGACACGGGCGCAGTGCAGCGCGCGCGGCTCGTCGCGGCGGGCCTGCGCGTCGCCGGCCTGCCGCCGCTGCGCGACGTGGACACGGCCACCGACGCGCGGGCCGTCGCCGCCGCGGCCCCGCACTCCCGCTTCGCCGCGCGCCTCGACCGGCTCCGGGCGGCGACCGCCCGATGACGACCGCGCACGACCTCGATCCGGCCCCGCACCGCGCCTGGTCCGCCGACCCGTACGCGGACGCCCTGCGCACCGGCCGCGGTCCCCTCTATCTGCGCCGCGGCGACGGCTGGCTGCTCCCCCTCGACGTGGAGCGCTGGTGCACGGGCGCCGACGCGGTGGACCGCGCGCTGCTCGACCTGTGCGAGGGCGCCGTCCTCGATGTCGGCTGCGGCCCGGGCCGGATGGTCGCGGAACTCGCCGCCCGCGGCATCCCGGCTCTCGGCATCGACATCAGCGCGGCCGCCGTCGCCCGCACCGCGCGGCTCGGCGGCCCGGCGCTCCTGCGCTCCGTCTTCGCGCCGCTGCCCGGCGAGGGCCGCTGGGGCACCGTCCTGCTGGCCGACGGCAACCTCGGGATCGGCGGCGATCCGGCGGCGCTGCTCGCCCGCGCCGCCGAACTCCTCGTCCCCGGCGGCCTGCTGATCGCCGAGACGGCGCCGCTCGACGTCGACGAGCGGGTCAGCGTGCGGATCGTGGGACCGACGGCGGCGCAGACCGCGCCGTTCCTCTGGGCCAGGGTCGGCACCCCGGCCCTGCTGCGGGCCGCCCGCGCCGC is a genomic window containing:
- a CDS encoding rod shape-determining protein; this translates as MTVSLEQLRRCHFAVDLGAARTRVYVKGAGLVVDEPSCAAVNTRTGALIAVGEFAERMTGRTPGYIRVVRPVSGGTVVDIEMAQRMLRQLLGEKLRRTLRRKPRLRAAACTPHDADPLAQRATVETLVGLGARRVELVDTLIAAAVGCGLPVEQPEATMIIVCGAATTQIAVLSLGAIVTADRIPVGGDAIDHAVVQHLRQHHELMLPSQSVRPLQLALSGNGLTPHGPEQTEIHGRDVATGLARSVHVDTSAVRQAIHTPLTAVLDGIGKVLRDCPPDLVADLADRGIMMVGGSALLPGLDHMLREATGMPVHIAERPDVCAVQGLGAMMEGKIEPMVLDPLAG
- a CDS encoding GAF domain-containing protein, coding for MLQHLVDSAATLTGAPHGVLDVIDPGHGSLLQSVGTGRTEPEPRGSLTVPIRVQETEFGRLRLTGKTFTVDDHALLRVLATQAGIAIGNARLYETARRRERWIEGAAAVTTALLTGRAEDALTTVAERARLLADAAAGVVLQPTEAGGMAIVAASSTDDPRALLGATIRPGSAVLAQLLTGEPVFIDDSATDPRMTTEVRARFGPSMMLPLKAGGKLIGTLALPRSRGARPYTSVDHLLATQFASQAALALVLADAQAGRERLAVFEDRDRIARDLHDLVVQRLFATGMMLESTQRRAKVGDVRETLALAVDELESTIQEVRTTIFALQQPPAEAPTTFRGRVLRETAGAAAVLGFAPSVRFTGPVEGVLDGAVEGHLLTALRRALATASRRRSVSRIEVTVDAGASLPDGRPGVRLTVADDGEKGSAEGGTGTTVTWQSPRRL
- a CDS encoding NAD-dependent epimerase/dehydratase family protein; the encoded protein is MRVLVTGGAGFIGSHVVEALAARGHEPVVLDVRQDPSADVRDEEAVARALDGVDAVCHQAAMVGLGTGFADAADYVSRNDLGTAVLLTAMAAAGVRRLVLAGSMVVYGEGRYECPRHGVVRPGPRTVAALDAGQFEPMCPDCGLELTPGLVTEDAPADPRNVYATTKLAQEHLAAAWARATDGTAVSLRYHNVYGPRMPRDTPYAGVAAFFRSALARGEAPRVFEDGRQRRDFVHVRDVAGANVTALEALGGGVAPGALTAYNTGSGVPRTVGETARALADAHGGPVPVVTGEYRLGDVRHITADSARLRTELGWRPEVDFVAGMREFAAVSA
- a CDS encoding HAMP domain-containing sensor histidine kinase; amino-acid sequence: MRDTLLIALFAFLGAAVAGLCGAGALRLLRRRSLTASVTVVAAVAVGAMLAGTLAVAQAMFLSAHDLSVVTTVVAMAAVVSLATALLLGRRVVARSRELALAARSFGDVGGFTAPAEPATAELAAVSRELAATSARLADSRERERMLETSRRELVAWISHDLRTPLAGLRAMSEALEDGVAADPARYLRQIRTEVERLNDMVGDLFELSRIHAGALTLAPTRISLYDLVGDAIAGADPLAREHGVRLVGGDVVPVPVDVDGKEMSRVLGNLLVNAIRRTPADGTVAVGAERSPDGVVLSVSDGCGGIPEADLPRVFDTGWRGTHARTPPAGAGLGLAIVRGIVEAHHGRAAVRNIPGGCRFEVTLPAASG
- a CDS encoding response regulator transcription factor, encoding MEQQQPQERAPGRVLVVDDDPTVAEVVTGYLERAGYRVDRAADGRGALAGAAAHWPDLVVLDLMLPGMDGLEVCRRLRETGPVPVVMLTARGDEDDRILGLEVGADDYVTKPFSPRELVLRVESVLRRSRPAAGARVRPLAEAGLTVDPAARRATKDGVELGLTLREFDLLTFFLRHPGRAYSREDLMREVWGWDFGDLSTVTVHVRRLRNKIEADPARPRLVQTVWGVGYRFEPEGSPEAAASTGPDAREGR
- a CDS encoding glycosyltransferase family 2 protein, which encodes MDAVLNSPPPSSAEAVDVVLPCLNEAGALPWVLSRIPPGWRALVVDNGSTDGSADLARGLGATVVTEARRGFGAACHAGLTAAKAPYVCFCDCDASLDPALLVPFVQEVRTGEADLVLGRRRPQGRGAWPAHARAGNLALARMLRRRTGLRLHDLGPLRAARREALLGLDLTDRRSGYPLQMVVRAADAGWRVAEHDVPYRPRTGTSKVTGTWRGTWQAVRDMSHVLSEAPRLSEAPRLSEAPRP
- a CDS encoding DUF2064 domain-containing protein, whose translation is MTTLLVIAKEPRPGRVKTRLTPPFTPEEAASLAEAALADTLHTVAATPARRRVLALDGDPGPWLPPGFDVVPQGGGGLDERLAAAFAACSGPTLLIGMDTPQVTPELLAVEFGTPGAAYDACFGPAADGGFWALGLSDPDPALLLGVPMSAPDTGAVQRARLVAAGLRVAGLPPLRDVDTATDARAVAAAAPHSRFAARLDRLRAATAR
- a CDS encoding class I SAM-dependent methyltransferase, which encodes MTTAHDLDPAPHRAWSADPYADALRTGRGPLYLRRGDGWLLPLDVERWCTGADAVDRALLDLCEGAVLDVGCGPGRMVAELAARGIPALGIDISAAAVARTARLGGPALLRSVFAPLPGEGRWGTVLLADGNLGIGGDPAALLARAAELLVPGGLLIAETAPLDVDERVSVRIVGPTAAQTAPFLWARVGTPALLRAARAAHWRPVVQWSAEGRCFAALRSRTASSSAEPAKSAAVISSQRPRNPSPESVVADV